One Micromonospora craniellae genomic region harbors:
- a CDS encoding SUKH-3 domain-containing protein yields MISREQALAIARQWASAGRPGPEPEVELYEFDLGYVAWRVIPARPITHGPPAPPASTGYPNAVIDRETGDVSQWASLPAQLVAEQYRQHRAAEGRFPPDVRQVLDKAGWRPGRDATAAVNHWMRRFADELTGLECSPAARAALIEFGGLRLPQFGDDDDLGGGFTSFIHPTLGGVATEGAREFVEEFNNPVYPIGNNEDGPSELVVDAQGRVFMLHWADDFFVGPDIDSAIVKLIRGGPMAEASDLDWQT; encoded by the coding sequence ATGATCAGTCGTGAACAGGCCCTGGCCATCGCACGCCAGTGGGCCTCCGCCGGCCGACCCGGCCCCGAGCCCGAGGTCGAACTGTACGAGTTCGACCTCGGCTACGTCGCCTGGCGAGTAATACCGGCACGACCGATCACGCACGGACCACCCGCTCCTCCGGCATCGACCGGCTACCCCAATGCGGTCATCGACCGCGAAACCGGCGACGTGTCACAGTGGGCATCGCTACCTGCGCAGTTGGTTGCCGAGCAGTACCGACAGCATCGCGCCGCCGAGGGACGCTTCCCGCCGGACGTACGGCAGGTGCTGGACAAAGCCGGCTGGCGGCCCGGCCGCGACGCCACCGCCGCCGTGAACCACTGGATGCGACGCTTCGCCGACGAACTCACCGGACTGGAATGCTCCCCCGCCGCCCGCGCCGCACTGATCGAATTCGGCGGACTGCGACTCCCCCAGTTCGGTGATGACGACGACCTAGGCGGAGGTTTCACCAGCTTTATCCATCCCACCTTGGGTGGCGTGGCCACAGAGGGCGCCCGGGAATTCGTGGAGGAGTTCAACAACCCGGTCTATCCGATCGGCAACAACGAGGACGGCCCCTCCGAACTCGTCGTCGACGCCCAGGGACGCGTCTTCATGCTGCACTGGGCCGACGACTTCTTCGTCGGCCCCGACATCGACTCCGCCATCGTCAAACTCATCCGAGGCGGCCCGATGGCCGAGGCCAGCGACCTCGACTGGCAGACCTGA